The sequence below is a genomic window from Pleurocapsa sp. PCC 7327.
ATGATGCAAGGCTTGACAAATAAGCATCCGATCGAATGGGTCGCGATGTAGTGGTGGTAGCTTGGCAAGTTGAGCAACGCTACCTTCATCTAAATTGAGGCTGGTAATTTGATGGAGATCGCGCTGTTTTGGCAGATATGTTTCGGCAGACTCTGGTAGAGGTAGCTTGCCCAAGTGATACTTGACGATGGACTCCCACACCGAGACAACACTCAGATATACCTCGTTGTCTAGATCGCGAATAGCATCTCGCACATCTATTGATAACCTATTGTCGCCACTGATGAACCACAAGAAAATGTGAGTGTCCAGCAAGATTTTCATTAACTCTCAAACGCACTCAGAATATCTTCCGGTAAAGGAGTATCAAAATCATTGGGTACTGTAAACTCTCCGGCACACAAGCCGAATGGTCGCAACTTTTTGGGAAGAGGGGTTGATGTAATTGGTTTCAGCTCAGCAATGGGTTTGTCAGCTTGTACGATGATAAAGCTCTCACCTGCCTCAACTCGATGCAGATACTTTAAGGGATTGCGCTGGATTTCATCGACAGAGATTTTCAGCATCATCAAAATTGTCTGGGCGGATAGTTTCAATTGTAGACTTGGAAAGTAAGGTACAGCCGAGTCGATCTTGGGATAATTCATCTTGCGCGAAGGCGATCTAGTAAAATTTTTCCCATCGGAGAACCGACGAGAATCGATCGCTTTCGGTCAAATAAAATCGAACCGACTTGCACTTCTTTTTCGGCTTGCTTGCGAATATAGTCTTGAGAACGGCGATCGATAGTTTGCGCGATCGCGCCGTACACTTGCTCAACCCAATTGCTTCCCTCTCGTTCGTCTAACTCCCGCAGCAGTTTCAAAGCGGCTTCTGCGGTAGAACTTGTAAATATTTGTTGCAAAATTGGTGTGGGCAATCCAATTTGAGCGCAATGAGCCGTCAAAATTTCCAAGCGTCCGTCTGCCAAGTGGTGATGCGTGTGGAAAATTCCGCCTGCTAATTTAATCAGTTTGCCGTGGTAGCCAAATAGCAAAATCGATCGAACTTGTTGCATAGCTGCGGCAACTAACATAGATCCCAACCAATTAGCGGTTTTAATTAATTGTTCTGGGTTAATTCCCATTTGCTGGGCTAAATCTAGTCCATTTTCTCCTACACAAAAAACCAAACGATCGCATTGTTTTGCTTTAATTGTTAATTCTTCCTGAAAGGCTTCCAACTGACTCGGTGCGCTCAACGGTTGAGAAATTCCTGTCGTTCCCAGTAAAGACAGCCCTTCAACTACGCCGAAAGCCTCATTGGAGGTTCGTTCTGCTAGCCTGCGTCCCTCCGGTAAAACAATCGTTACGAGAATTTTCTCTTCTGGTTTGAGGAGTCTTTGCAGATTCTCTCGTAACAGCCGTTGGGCGTAACTATAAATTGCCGCTTTCCCTTTGTTATCGATTTGTTTGCCAACTCCTTCGCCGCCTTGAATGATAATCTGTTCTGGACGCGATCGCTGCACCTCTATTTCTACCAATGCCCAAACTGGAGTATTGCGAGTTAAATCTAAATTATCCCCTGGATCGCTGCGAGTAATTGCCAGAGCAGTATTTTCGCCAATACGAGCGACTTGTTCGATGGAAATTTCAACAATTTGGGCGGGTTCGATTAAATCCAGCGAAACTGTATCTCCAATCTCGTCTCGATGCAAATAGCGCAACGCCGCGATCGCAGATGCACAAGCAAACACGGGTAAAGTATATCCAGAACGAGGGGTAGACATTGTGAAATTGAATTTGTAGATAACTTATCTTTCCAATAACACAGAATCATCCCCAAGGTAAAATAGCTGTGTCACAATTGAGGTATTGTATATATCTATTTCTCCAACTATAGAACAAGCCTTAAAAGCAATAGAATTTTGTCAGATTCGCTCCGAGTTTCCTAGGAGATTCGAGCGGATAGCTTTAACAATCGGACAGGCTAAATTTAGCCGCTTAAAAATACAATTTACAATAAATTATTTAAGTTGAGTAGACTATAAAAAGCCTCACAGAACAACTTCTATTGATTTTGTCATTGTCTATAGGAGATTCCATGGAAGCACAAACCAATGAAATCAAGCAGATTGCCGCTCAGTTACTAGCAGGAATGTTAGCTAATCCACACATTTATGCCAGGGTTAGTGATGAGGGAAGCAATGGACAACAAGAGCAAGCCTTAATGTTAATGGCAATTGAGATGGCGGAAAGCTTGATTAAAAGAATTGAAAAACAATAAGGCGATAAAAAACAATGAAAACGTGCTTTAAGATTAAAACCCGATCGCGATTAAAAACAATCTTTAAAGTAGGGTTTATTTATGTTAACAGCCGTCGGCAATCTTAAAGAAGCACAAATTAGATTAGCCGAGATCGCTTCGAAAGTCGTGTCAAATTTGCGGCAGGACGGCAATAATTGCTAATTCTGGAAATAATCGCGTTTGATTGATTCTAGTTTCTTCAAATGGGGTTTGGGATTTTATCTCACGCAGAGGCGCTCCAGACGCAGAGAAGGAGAGGAGATGGTTCGACTCAGATCGACTAACGCAGAGATAGCGGAAGAAATTCGAGTACGGGGAACAGTTCAGGGGGTAGGGTTTCGTCCTACCGTATATCGTCTGGCTAAAGATTGTCGGTTACGGGGAGAAGTTGGCAATGATGGCGAAGGGGTATGGATTTATGTGGCGGGCAAGCGGGACGCGATCGATACTTTTGTAGAAAGATTGCGTGTCGAATGTCCTCCTCTAGCAAAAATTGAAGCCATTATTCGCCGTCCTTATGAGGGCGATCGCACTTTTACCGATTTTACTATTGCTGAGAGTAGCAGTACTTCTATCCGCACCGAAATCGCTGCCGATGCTGCCACTTGCCCCGCTTGTCGCGCTGAAATTTTTGACCCTTTCAGTCGCTGGTATCGTTATCCCTTTACCAACTGCACCCACTGCGGTCCTCGTCTGAGCATTATTAAACGCCTGCCTTACGATCGCAGCAATACTAGCATGGCGGAGTTTAAGATGTGTCCCGATTGTATCAGAAATTATGAAGATCCGAGCGATCGCAGATTTCACGCCCAACCAACTGCCTGTCCGGTATGCGGACCTAAAGCATGGCTGGAACGTTTCGATGGGAAGCCAATCACCGCTCATATGTTCTCGATGCTAGATGACGTGGATGTTGTCTGTACGCTTATTCAACAGGGACAGATCGTTGCTATCAAGGGATTGGGAGGCTTCCATCTCGCCTGCGATGCCACTAATGAAGCAGTCGTGCAAAAGCTACGTTACTCGAAGCGTCGTCCCGACAAACCACTGGCTTTAATGGCGAGAGATATTAATATTATCGAGAAATATTGCCTCGTAAGTGCGGCAGAAAGAGAACTTCTTGAAAGTCCCGCCGCCCCGATTGTTCTCTTACAAAGGAGAGAACGAGATAATCAAAGCGATGAATCTAAAATCCAAAATCTCATCGCCCCTTCTGTCGCGCCCGGTCAAAATTACTTGGGCTTTATGCTTCCTTACACTCCCTTACACCATTTGGCACTGAAGCGACTAGAAATTCCTATCGTCCTCACTAGCGGTAACTTATCCGACGAACCCCAATGCATCGACAACGAAGATGCCCGCAAGAAGTTAGCAGGAATTGCAGATTACTTTCTATTCCACAATCGAGATATTGTAAATCGCGTCGATGATTCAGTCGTTTGCATTATCGGTATTAGAAACTCAAAAACACTAAATTTCTTGCCAAAACCTCTCACCCGCCAAGAAATTAATTTCTTGGCTAATAAACAAAATTCTCTTAAGAGGACTTGTGCGGTTAGCTTGGGAATTGATTCTCAATCAGAAGTTGGGATTCAGGCAAGAAATCGATTCCAAATCCTTCGCCGCGCCCGTGGTTATGCGCCTGCACCCATCAATTTACCAGAAGGATTCAAAGACATTCCACCCATTCTAGCAATGGGCAGTCAACTGAAGAATACATTCTGTCTGCTACGAGATGGACAAGCTATTCTTTCTCAACACATTGGCGATTTAGAAAATGCCGCTGCTTCTGAAGCTTATAAAAAAACACTCGATCTCTATTTGAGTTTACTAGAGCATCAGCCAAAAGCGATCGCGATCGACCTCCATCCCGAATACCTTTCTACCAAACTCGGCAAAGAATTAGCTGCTGCCAACTCTCTGAAACTGTATGCCATCCAACACCATCACGCCCACGTTGCCGCTTGCATGGCAGAAAATCATCTACCCATCGATGCGCCGCCCGTGTTAGGCATTGCCTTAGATGGGTTGGGTTACGGAGAAGACGGTACGTTATGGGGAGGAGAATTCCTTTTAGCCGACTACCAAGGCTATAAAAGGCTAGGGACTTTCAAACCCGTGGCGATGCTTGGAGGAGAACAGGCAATCTATCAGCCATGGCGCAATACTTATGCTCATTTGAAAGCTGCGTTTGGGGCAGAATTACCGCCAGAAAATTTAGAACTTCTGACCTTCCTCAAACAAAAGCCCCTAACTCTCCTCGACCAAATGATGGAAAAAGGCATCAACTCGCCCCTCGCGTCTTCGGGCGGGCGCTTGTTTGATGCGGTAGCGGCGGCAATAGGAATATGTCGAGAGTCTTGTAGCTATGAAGGACAAGGCGCGATCGCACTCGAAGCCATAGCCGAATCTTGTATATTAACTCACTCTGAAGAAATCGAGGGTTATCCCTTTACTATCGCTAATCTAGAAGGTAGGGGACGATCGCCTCTTCCCTACCTGGAACCTCGTCCGATGTGGCAAGCACTTTTGGAAGACTTAAAGCAAGACACCCCTCAAGAGGTTATGGCTGCCAAGTTTCATCAAGGACTCGCTAACGCGATCGCGTCTATGGTCGATCGCATTCGTTACGGGGAAGAGAAGATTAATCGAGTCGCCCTGACTGGCGGCGTATTTCAGAATCGACTGCTGTTAGTCGAACTATGCGATCGCTTGCAAGCAATGGGAATCCAAGTTCTGACGCACGGCAAAGTGCCGTCCAACGATGGCGGATTGTCTCTCGGTCAAGTCGCGATCGCAGCCGCCCGATTCTTTTAAAACTCAAAAGAAAATAGGGCAAGAAAATTATTAATCTAAAATCTAAAATCCAAAATCGTATGTGTTTAGGAATTCCCGGTCAAATTGTTGAAATTACCGATGCTACCCATAAATTAGCCCTGGTCGATATTGGGGGAGTCAAACGACAAGTTAACATTGCCTGCATTGTCGATGACGAGCATCCCATCGAATCCTACATCGGCGATTGGGTGCAAGTTCATGTCGGTTTTGCCTTGAGTCGCCTTGACGAACAAGAAGCAGCCGAAACATTAGAAATGTTAGCAGAAATGGCAGCAGCGATCGAATAGCGATCGCTAGGGGCGGGTTTAATTATCAAGGCGATAATCTTGTTGCAGAGGAATCGAACCGAACCCGCCCGTACAGTTATTAAAGAATTTTGTAGGTGTATTGGAGTAGATAAATTAATCGCAAACAATTAACAACTAACCACTAACTACTAACTAATACCGGAGTCTTTCAAAATGCAAACCACCGAACAGCAATTTTCCTGGTACGACATTCCAGAGGATATTAAAAACCTGTTAGTTTTAGCCTCCGAAAACTGGGAAAATACAGCCGAATCACAAAAATATGTGAACGAAGCATTGGCAAAAGCTGAAGATAATTTAGACGTTTTGGTAGGTGCGTATCGATTCTTTTTCTACAAAAATAATTCAGAAATGGCAATAAAAATTGCCGAAAAAGTTAGTAAGAAACTCAAGCAAGAGAATAACTTACCAGATGAATGGGAGAAACTTCAACCAATTTTAGCAGAACGAAAAAATGAGTCGCCAATTAGAATGTATTTAAATGCTTATGCTGCTCAAGGATTTCTGCTAGCTAGATTGGGAAAAATAGAGGAGGCAAAAGAAATTACCGAACGAGTGAAAGAAATTGATGAGAAGAGAGAATCCTGCGCGACGACTGTTTTTGAAGTCTTAACGCAACCTCCAGAAGAAGATGAGTAGTAATTGTAGTAATTGTAGGGTGGGCATTGCCCACCTAACTGCCAAAATGATGCGATCGCAAAAAGCAAAAGAAATGACAGATAAAATTAAATTATCGGGTTGATGGAAAATTAAGAGTATCGATTAATAAACATGTATTAATTAATTGAAAGTTGAATTATTTGTGAGGGCTTAAATGACTGATATTCTTAAAGAAATTTTAAATATTTTAAAAGAAAATGAGAATATTCGGTCGATTATTTCTGCTTTGTTACTCATTTTTGTATTTAGATTAAAAGATATTTATGAATTTGTCGATTGTCTTTTAAATAGAAAGGTGACAAGATTAGAAAATCTCCTTAAAGGAGATCTCGATCGAGAGACGAGAGAAGCAGTACAAGAAGAGCTATATTCAAAATACTTTCAACAAACCACAGGAATTAAGGCTGAAAAGCATCTCAGAGAAAAAATAACTAAACTAGTTGAATCAGCAAATGGAAGGATAACATATTCAGATATTAATCATGTTTTTAAACATGACTTTTTATTCTGCGACCATAATGGAGAATTAAGAATCAGAAAAATTAACCGACAAGATAGAATCTCCTATCGATTTTGGAGGATTATATCACTCTCATTTTGGGTTTTAGGGTTATTGTTAATTTTGCTTACAATTTTATTTAAAATTGACGACCCAAGCAAGATAAAAATAGGAATACTTTTGACTTTTTCCCAAGCAGAAATACGAATGAGTTCAGTCTGAAATCTGTGTTAATACTGCATGGAATATCTTGGTGTATATTAGCTTATGTTATGCGCTCACAAACATTTGTTATAAAAATTGTTGACAAAGTAAAGAGTGAGCTCGAGCGGCAATCAGTTGAGAAAAAACGCCCTAAGTCTAAAAGTATTATTAATTTATTTACAAATCTTCTTTCACCAAATAATCCTTTTAAAAGGAAGAAAAAACAATGAAATACGTAACTGAATTTAGAGATCCGCAAAAAGCTAAAGCTTTATTAGAAGAAATAAAACGACTCAGCGAACTGTTAGAAAAAACGCCAGAAGAACCGTTGAAGCTGATGGAAATCTGCGGCGGTCATACTCATTCCATTTTTAAATACGGCATTGAAGAAGCCTTGCCCGCCAGCATAGAACTAATTCACGGTCCCGGCTGTCCGGTGTGCGTAATGCCGAGGGGACGATTAGATGCTGCGATCGCGCTTGCCGAACATCCTAACGTAATCTTTACTACCTTTGGCGATGCCATGCGGGTTCCCGGTTCCAAAAAGAGTTTGCTGCAAGCAAAAGCAGAAGGTGCAGATATTCGCACGATCTACTCTCCCCTAGATGCCTTGCCCATTGCCAAGGATAACCCAGATAAGGAGGTCGTTTTTTTCGGGATTGGCTTTGAAACCACTGCCCCCAGCACCGCTTTAACCGTCCTACAAGCAGAAGCAGAAGGCATTCATAATTTTAGCCTCTTTTGCAATCACGTCCTCGTCGTTCCCGCCCTAGAAGCCCTCCTGGTCAATCCCGACCTCAAACTTGATGGCTTTATTGGTCCCGGTCATGTCAGTACGATTATCGGAATAGAACCCTATCAAATTATTGCCGAGAAATACCACAAACCTCTAGTCATTTCTGGATTTGAACCCCTCGACATCCTACAATCGATTTGGATGCTTCTCAAGCAAATTATCGAAGGTCGCTGCGAAGTAGAAAACCAATATACTCGCCTCGTTAAAGAAGGCGGCAACAGCATCGCCCTAGAAACCATGGGCAAAGTCTTTGAAGTGCGAGACAAGTTTGAATGGCGGGGACTGGGAGAGATTACAGAATCAGGATTGAAAATCAAGGAAGAATATGCATATTTTGATGCAGAAGTCAAGTTTTGCGTTCCCAATCTTAAAGTTGCCGATTCGGCTGCCTGTCAGTGTGGGGAAATCCTCAAAGGAGTTTTGAAACCTTGGGAATGTAAAGTTTTTGGCACGGCTTGCACTCCCGAAACGCCTATAGGAACTTGTATGGTGTCCTCGGAAGGCGCTTGTGCCGCCTATTACAAATACGGTCGCCTTTCTACGCTTGCTAAAGCAGCTAAACCCAACAAAGTATCTGCCTAAAATCCTTTTGAATACAACAAAATAAATAAGGAGGAAATTACGTGCCATTCGTTACTATTCAAATTGCCAAAGGTCACTCCGTCGAACTCAAACGGAAACTCGCCCAAGCGGTTACTGACACTCTCGTTTCTACATTGGGAACGAAACCAGAATGGGTAACAATTCATATCGACGAATTCGATCCCGAAAACTGGGCAGTTGGCGGCGAATTACATATCGATCGACATTCTGACAAACACGCTCAGAAAAAGAGTTAAATGTTTTGGTATGACGGAGAGTTAATTGAAGGTGACTCGTTATCGATTGGAATCGACGATCCCGGATTGCTTTATGGGGCGACAGTATTTACCACGCTGCGCGTTTACGATCGCTCGCTAGATCGTCCCCTGACGCATTGGCAATTGCACTGCGATCGCCTGCGCCATAGCATCCAAGCGTTTGAGTGGCAGTCGCCCGACTGGAGACGGCTGCGACAGGGAGTAGAAATCTTACTTGCGTATTATCCCGTTCTGAGAATCGCAATTTTTGCCGATGGACGAGAATGGATTATCGGGCAATCGCTACCTGTAGATTTAAAAGAACGTCAGCAACAAGGAATTGTCGGATGGGTAGCCGATGAATCGCTATATAGACGCTCTCTAGCCGCTTATAAAACGGGTAATTATTTAAGTGCGTGGCTTGCCCGACAAAAAGCGCAAAAATTAGGAGCAAAGGAGGCTATTTTGCTCGATGAAGCAGGCAATTGGCTAGAAACCAGTACCGGAAATCTTTGGGGATGGAAAGAAGAATGTTGGTGGACTCCGGCTCTAGAGGAAAAGCTTTTACCGGGGATCGCACGATCGCAGTTAATCGAGTGGTTGCAATCTCAAAATATACCCGTCAAACAAAATCGATGGACTCCAGAATTTGTCAGAGACTTGGAAGCGATCGCTTATAGTAATAGCGTCATGGAAATTATTCCCTTTTCACTCATTATTCATCCCTTGGGAAAACAGTTTCTCAATTGCAATCTCTTGGCATTAGAACATTTACGGAGTTATTTTTTAACCTAATATTAAATTAGGCTTAACTTATTTAAAAAGCAGACATAATTTCTCTTAAAATTTACAGATTTAGATTAATTTTTAATTAATCTAAAATTTATTTTTTTAAAATATCTACTTTTTTTAGGTATTCAATTTATCTCAATAATCGTTAAGAATTTCTCTCTCTTGGAAGAAGGAAAAAACAAGAATTATTGTTAGCATTAAAGCGTGGCAAGCGAGATATTGGAGTTAGCTTGATGTTACTTCACATCGGTTTAATTATAGGAATAGGAATAACCTTAGTTGTTGGTAGCTTTAGCGCCAGTGCGGAACCTCTTAACGAGCCAAAACCTTTACCACCAGTAGATGCGTCATCTAGCAGCTCTCTCGATACCATAGAAGTTGGCAATCGCAACAGGGAAAGTTTCTTTCCTGCGAACCCGCAAGGAACGGTTACTAACTACTCCGAATCCAGAAATGAAAATGAATTCGATCCGTTAGGCAAGGGGTTTATACTCGATTTCGGAGATAATCTCAGGAGTAAGCGCGAACTCGATGCATCGATGGCTCCTGGAGATGACGGCGATAATACTAAAGTGCGGCTGTTGATTGATATGACTGAGTTAGACAACAGCACAGATGAGGGAGCAGGAGAGAGAGGGAGACAGGGAAACTAGGAGACGGAGGTGTAGGGAGTGTGGGGGAGTGGGGAAACTCCGAAGACTCCGAAGAAGAGGAACAAGACAAACTACTAACCCCTAACTGAATACCAAGAACCGCAGACGGAAAATACTAAAATACTTGTTCCCAACCTCTAGAAGAAGACAACTGTTGTGATGCATAATCAAAGTTCGCAGGTAGCAGACACTATGGGTTATTCATGCCTCTCGATTTTCGCAACGTCAATGCGCTTTGGTCATCTATTGTGGTAGAAACCTTATCTCGTCTGGGATTAACAGTTGCCGTAATCTGTCCCGGTTCTCGCTCATCGCCTTTAACGATTGCTTTTGCCCGACATCCCGCTATAGAAGCCATTCCGATTTTAGACGAGCGTTCTGCTGCCTTTTTTGCCTTGGGAATCGCCAAAAGAAAGGGATTGCCTGTCGCCCTAATCTGTACCTCTGGAACGGCAGGAGCGAATTTTTATCCCGCAGTCATCGAAGCGAAAGAAAGTCGCGTCTCTCTTATCATAATGACTGCCGATCGCCCGCCAGAATTGCGCCATTGCCATGCCGGACAAACGATCGATCAAGTGAAATTATATGGCAATTATCCCAACTGGCAAACTGAATTAGCCGTCCCTAGTTTGGATATGGGAATGCTGTGCTATTTGCGGCAAACCCTCATTCATGCTTGGGAGCGATCGCGCTTTCCTATCCCAGGAGTCGTCCATCTCAATTTTCCTTTTCGCGAACCTCTAGCCCCTATTCCTAACCCCGATACGGAAGCACTCGCATCCGAGTTTGACTCAGAAGAATTTTTTGCTCGAATCGTTAGCAGCGAAAATTACATTCATCCTTTATCTCGTATCCCTCTTCCCTTAGACAATTGGCAATCCTGCGAACGGGGCATTATTATTGCTGGCGTTATGAGTTCCCACCACAATAAAGAATATTGTCAAGCGATCGCGCGCCTGTCTTGCTTTCTTAATTATCCCGTTCTCGCGGAAGCACTCTCTCCCCTGAGAAATTATGCCGATCTCAATCCTTATTTAATTGCGACCTACGACCCGATTTTACGCGATCGCCAACTCGCTGAAAAATTAGCCCCAGAAATCGTCATTCAATTGGGCGAATTGCCTACTAGTAAAGAACTTCGCACTTGGTTAGAAACAACGCAACCCCACCGCTGGATCGTCGATCCGAGTTGGGAAAACTTCGATCCGCTTCATGGCAAAACGATTCATTTACGGACATCGATCGAACAATTAACTCATCATCTTCCAGAACCAGCGATCGCTAATCCAACCAACTATCTCAAATATTGGTGCGAGGCGGAAACACAAGTAAGACAAACGATCGACCGAACAATGCGAGCGATCGACCATTTTTTAGAAGGGAAAGCAGCTTGGTTACTTTCGCAAACTTTACCGCCAGATACGCCAATTTTTATTGCCAATAGTATGTCCGTGCGAGATTTAGAATTCTTTTGGATGCCCAGAAATAGTGGAATCATACCTTATTTTAATCGCGGAGCTAATGGAATTGACGGCACTTTATCGACTGCTTTAGGAATTGCCCATCGCCATCAAAGTAGCGTTTTGTTGACAGGAGATTTAGCACTGCTACATGATACTAATGGTTTTTTAATTAAACAGAAATTTATCGGTCATCTCACTATTATTTTAATTAACAATAATGGCGGAGGAATTTTTGAAATGTTACCGATTTCTCAATTCGAACCTCCATTTGAAGAGTTTTTTGCTACACCCCAAAATATTAATTTTGCAAAATTATGTGCGACTTATGAGGTTGAATATCAGCTTATTACTACTTGGAAACAGTTAGAGCAGTTATTAAATCCACTCCCAGAAATAGGAGTTCGCGTGCTGGAAGTGCAGACAGATCGCAAAGCTGATGCTCGTTGGTTACAAGATAATTTGAAAAAATTTGCAGGGGATAGATAATACCATTTTGAATTTTGGATTTGGAAACCCTTTCTATGATTGAATTCTGTAAATTCATCTGTCGCCTTCTTATTTCAAGAAGACAGAAGTCGGAAGTCAGAGGAGCGGGGGACTCAGAGATGGGGAGACTCGGAGACTTCTGAGACAAGGAGGACTCCGGCTAGTTAGCTGACAAATCTTTGTCTCCTCATCCCTAAATCCCTTCTCCCACAAGGGGCGAAGGGACTTCAGTCCAAAGTCTGAAGTTGAGAGATCCTCTCCCGCTCTGGGAGAGGGGTTGGGGTGAGGGCGATTTGAGTTTTGTCACTCAACCAGGGACTCCGAAGAAGAGCAAGAAGACAAACTACTAACCACTAACCAATAACTACTAATTACCCCTCAATCCTTTCATCCAAAATCGAAAATCCTTTCATCAAATGACTAATGACTAATGACCAATCCCCAATCCAAAATCGATCTTACTGCAGAAATTTACTCGAAGCGGATTTTTTACGATTTGACTAATGACCAATCCCCAATCCAAAATCGATCTTACTGCTCTAATTCTTTATCTCTTTTAGCTTTGAGTTCTCTAACACATTCTTGGCTAACACCAATTGCAAATCCCAGACCTGCGCCGATGATTCCATAATATTTGTAATGTAGGTCTGAATAGAATTGGCTTTCGTATCGAGGTTGATTGAAATCTTTTTGACCGATGTGAGCTGCGGCTAGTCCGAGAACCGAACCAAGGAGCGCAGTGATTATTCCTGAAAAGATAACCAGTTTGATATTCATGACTCTTTGACTCGTTCGAGCGATCGCGACATTTATTGCTCTAACATAATCCTATCTAGACTAGCCATCAATCAATATTAATTAGAACAAAAACTAACATTTCTTATCTTCATCGCAACAGCAGCAAAATCGTTTGCGTCAAACCAACAATAAACCCCAATATACCGCCCAAATTTACAATAGCTTGCAATTCATTTTTGACAATGCCTTGAATTGCTAACTCTAACTCTTGAGGAGAAGTCGCTTGAACTCTAGCAATAATCACTTGGTCGATCGATAAAATCGGAATGATTTGTTCTACTAGCTTTTCTAAATCTTCTTCCAAATAGCGCTCTAAAATTAGGGCGAGTTCTCGACCGATAGTTTCCAAAGAACTGGTAACGGCTTGGGAAGATTGAAGTCGATTGACGATTAATGAAGCTATTTGCTCCCAGTCAACCGACTTCCCAAACTCTTGCAAGAATTCGGCACCACTTTCTTGAATATAGGTACGAACTATATCGCGAATGGTTTTGCGCAATTGTCGCACTGTGGAAATCGGCAAATGTTGTAAAGAAAGGCTTTGTAACCAGGTTCTCAGGCGATTTCGAGCCTCTAAGGAGAGCAATAGCTCTTTTAGACGAGTATTTGCAATTTCTTTCTCGTCGA
It includes:
- a CDS encoding aminotransferase class IV, with product MFWYDGELIEGDSLSIGIDDPGLLYGATVFTTLRVYDRSLDRPLTHWQLHCDRLRHSIQAFEWQSPDWRRLRQGVEILLAYYPVLRIAIFADGREWIIGQSLPVDLKERQQQGIVGWVADESLYRRSLAAYKTGNYLSAWLARQKAQKLGAKEAILLDEAGNWLETSTGNLWGWKEECWWTPALEEKLLPGIARSQLIEWLQSQNIPVKQNRWTPEFVRDLEAIAYSNSVMEIIPFSLIIHPLGKQFLNCNLLALEHLRSYFLT
- the hypF gene encoding carbamoyltransferase HypF; the encoded protein is MVRLRSTNAEIAEEIRVRGTVQGVGFRPTVYRLAKDCRLRGEVGNDGEGVWIYVAGKRDAIDTFVERLRVECPPLAKIEAIIRRPYEGDRTFTDFTIAESSSTSIRTEIAADAATCPACRAEIFDPFSRWYRYPFTNCTHCGPRLSIIKRLPYDRSNTSMAEFKMCPDCIRNYEDPSDRRFHAQPTACPVCGPKAWLERFDGKPITAHMFSMLDDVDVVCTLIQQGQIVAIKGLGGFHLACDATNEAVVQKLRYSKRRPDKPLALMARDINIIEKYCLVSAAERELLESPAAPIVLLQRRERDNQSDESKIQNLIAPSVAPGQNYLGFMLPYTPLHHLALKRLEIPIVLTSGNLSDEPQCIDNEDARKKLAGIADYFLFHNRDIVNRVDDSVVCIIGIRNSKTLNFLPKPLTRQEINFLANKQNSLKRTCAVSLGIDSQSEVGIQARNRFQILRRARGYAPAPINLPEGFKDIPPILAMGSQLKNTFCLLRDGQAILSQHIGDLENAAASEAYKKTLDLYLSLLEHQPKAIAIDLHPEYLSTKLGKELAAANSLKLYAIQHHHAHVAACMAENHLPIDAPPVLGIALDGLGYGEDGTLWGGEFLLADYQGYKRLGTFKPVAMLGGEQAIYQPWRNTYAHLKAAFGAELPPENLELLTFLKQKPLTLLDQMMEKGINSPLASSGGRLFDAVAAAIGICRESCSYEGQGAIALEAIAESCILTHSEEIEGYPFTIANLEGRGRSPLPYLEPRPMWQALLEDLKQDTPQEVMAAKFHQGLANAIASMVDRIRYGEEKINRVALTGGVFQNRLLLVELCDRLQAMGIQVLTHGKVPSNDGGLSLGQVAIAAARFF
- the hypD gene encoding hydrogenase formation protein HypD is translated as MKYVTEFRDPQKAKALLEEIKRLSELLEKTPEEPLKLMEICGGHTHSIFKYGIEEALPASIELIHGPGCPVCVMPRGRLDAAIALAEHPNVIFTTFGDAMRVPGSKKSLLQAKAEGADIRTIYSPLDALPIAKDNPDKEVVFFGIGFETTAPSTALTVLQAEAEGIHNFSLFCNHVLVVPALEALLVNPDLKLDGFIGPGHVSTIIGIEPYQIIAEKYHKPLVISGFEPLDILQSIWMLLKQIIEGRCEVENQYTRLVKEGGNSIALETMGKVFEVRDKFEWRGLGEITESGLKIKEEYAYFDAEVKFCVPNLKVADSAACQCGEILKGVLKPWECKVFGTACTPETPIGTCMVSSEGACAAYYKYGRLSTLAKAAKPNKVSA
- a CDS encoding 4-oxalocrotonate tautomerase family protein, translated to MPFVTIQIAKGHSVELKRKLAQAVTDTLVSTLGTKPEWVTIHIDEFDPENWAVGGELHIDRHSDKHAQKKS
- a CDS encoding type II toxin-antitoxin system VapC family toxin, which produces MKILLDTHIFLWFISGDNRLSIDVRDAIRDLDNEVYLSVVSVWESIVKYHLGKLPLPESAETYLPKQRDLHQITSLNLDEGSVAQLAKLPPLHRDPFDRMLICQALHHGLIIATVDAAILAYSVSVI
- the cbiD gene encoding cobalt-precorrin-5B (C(1))-methyltransferase CbiD, with amino-acid sequence MSTPRSGYTLPVFACASAIAALRYLHRDEIGDTVSLDLIEPAQIVEISIEQVARIGENTALAITRSDPGDNLDLTRNTPVWALVEIEVQRSRPEQIIIQGGEGVGKQIDNKGKAAIYSYAQRLLRENLQRLLKPEEKILVTIVLPEGRRLAERTSNEAFGVVEGLSLLGTTGISQPLSAPSQLEAFQEELTIKAKQCDRLVFCVGENGLDLAQQMGINPEQLIKTANWLGSMLVAAAMQQVRSILLFGYHGKLIKLAGGIFHTHHHLADGRLEILTAHCAQIGLPTPILQQIFTSSTAEAALKLLRELDEREGSNWVEQVYGAIAQTIDRRSQDYIRKQAEKEVQVGSILFDRKRSILVGSPMGKILLDRLRAR
- a CDS encoding HypC/HybG/HupF family hydrogenase formation chaperone, which produces MCLGIPGQIVEITDATHKLALVDIGGVKRQVNIACIVDDEHPIESYIGDWVQVHVGFALSRLDEQEAAETLEMLAEMAAAIE